Proteins encoded in a region of the Sterolibacterium denitrificans genome:
- a CDS encoding YhbY family RNA-binding protein — protein MNTDNNDTRLIEAETALDTAARTSTAVELTAARRSELRAAAHSLNPVVSISQKGLTTAVLAEIERCLKAHGLIKIRVFEVEREARDGLLAEICNALGAAPVQHIGKLLVIWREKPEAQYQPVAPARPRRNPPRLTKKAAAAKTDKAARARPLERGKPRRPTRVR, from the coding sequence ATGAATACCGACAACAATGATACCCGGCTCATCGAAGCCGAAACCGCGCTCGATACCGCCGCCCGGACGTCCACTGCCGTTGAACTCACCGCGGCGCGGCGCAGCGAGTTGCGCGCCGCCGCCCACAGCCTCAATCCCGTCGTCAGCATCAGCCAGAAAGGGCTGACTACCGCCGTCCTCGCCGAAATCGAGCGCTGCCTGAAGGCCCACGGCCTGATCAAGATCCGCGTCTTCGAAGTCGAGCGCGAGGCGCGCGACGGCTTGCTGGCGGAGATATGCAACGCGCTGGGCGCGGCACCCGTACAGCACATCGGCAAACTGCTGGTGATCTGGCGCGAAAAGCCCGAAGCCCAGTACCAACCCGTCGCGCCGGCACGCCCGCGCCGCAATCCGCCGCGCCTGACCAAGAAGGCCGCAGCCGCCAAAACCGACAAAGCCGCGCGCGCCCGTCCACTCGAAAGAGGCAAGCCGAGAAGACCGACGCGGGTGCGTTGA
- the greA gene encoding transcription elongation factor GreA, which translates to MSKFPITITGAELLRAELQRLKTVDRPNVIAAIAEARSHGDLSENAEYDAAKERQGFIEGRIKEIEGKLGNAQIIDPKLLDADGRVVFGATVEMEDLEGEGGKIVTYQIVGDDEADIKQGKVSVSSPVARALIGKYAGDIAEVHTPGGVREYEVIDVKYI; encoded by the coding sequence ATGAGCAAGTTTCCCATCACCATCACCGGCGCGGAATTGCTGCGTGCCGAGCTGCAGCGCCTGAAGACCGTTGACCGGCCGAATGTTATTGCCGCGATTGCCGAGGCGCGTTCGCACGGCGATCTGTCGGAAAATGCCGAATATGATGCCGCCAAGGAGCGTCAGGGCTTCATCGAAGGACGCATCAAGGAGATCGAAGGCAAGCTCGGCAATGCGCAGATCATCGATCCGAAGCTGCTGGATGCCGATGGCCGGGTGGTCTTCGGCGCCACGGTGGAAATGGAAGACCTCGAAGGCGAGGGCGGAAAAATCGTCACTTACCAGATCGTCGGCGACGACGAGGCCGACATCAAGCAGGGCAAGGTTTCCGTCAGCTCGCCGGTGGCACGCGCCCTGATCGGCAAGTATGCCGGCGATATCGCCGAAGTGCATACGCCGGGCGGCGTGCGGGAATACGAAGTCATCGACGTCAAGTACATCTGA
- a CDS encoding RlmE family RNA methyltransferase, whose translation MKKHKSNKAWMHEHVTDPFVQRAKAEGWRSRAVFKLMEIDEKDQLLKPGRVVVDLGAAPGSWSQYAAKRIQPGGLLFALDLLPMEPLAGVDFIQGDFREDEVLRRFEAGLGGRPVDLVLSDMAPNMSGVQLVDQARVMDLAELTLEFAREHLKPGGDMLVKVFQGSGYMALREAMRKVFEVVQVRKPAASRDRSAENFLLGRRKRAVPLP comes from the coding sequence GTGAAAAAGCACAAGAGCAACAAGGCCTGGATGCACGAGCACGTCACCGATCCTTTCGTGCAGCGGGCGAAGGCGGAGGGTTGGCGCTCGCGCGCGGTTTTCAAGCTGATGGAGATCGACGAAAAGGACCAGTTGCTCAAGCCGGGCAGGGTGGTCGTCGATCTGGGCGCGGCGCCGGGCAGTTGGTCGCAATATGCGGCGAAGCGCATCCAGCCTGGGGGGCTGCTGTTTGCCCTGGACCTTTTGCCGATGGAGCCGCTGGCAGGCGTCGATTTCATTCAGGGCGATTTTCGCGAGGATGAGGTGTTGCGCCGTTTCGAGGCCGGGCTCGGCGGCCGGCCGGTGGACCTTGTTTTATCGGACATGGCCCCCAACATGTCAGGCGTGCAGTTGGTCGATCAGGCACGGGTCATGGATCTGGCCGAGCTGACGCTGGAATTTGCCCGCGAGCATCTGAAACCGGGGGGCGATATGCTGGTCAAAGTCTTCCAGGGCAGCGGCTACATGGCGTTGCGTGAGGCCATGCGCAAGGTGTTCGAAGTGGTTCAGGTGCGCAAGCCGGCGGCTTCGCGCGATCGCAGTGCGGAGAACTTTCTGCTCGGCCGCCGCAAGCGCGCCGTGCCGCTACCTTGA